GAGGCCTGGCGTGGTTAGCTGTTTCTGTAATGATGatgggataataataatataataataaaataggaaagcgttattgtttttataagacctatttttctataattaaagCAATTTATATGGTGCTATTACTGCTAACCTCTTGGAGCATAAAGAAACACTACACAGAGATCGTACACTTAACCCAGATTACCCTTGGGTAAAGAATGGGTCCCTGGGATGTGCATCTTCTGTGTTTAAGTTGGGGTAATATTGTCTCCCAGCTGAGATCATGTCTGTGACAGTAGATGGCACTGTGTTATCTGAGACATGGGGACTAAGATTATAGACGTTTATTACTTATGACTGGGAACCCTTTGCAGGCAGGGCTGCTATATACAAGTCAGGGCTCCTTGTTACTGGTATGGTACTTTACATAGTGGATTTTTATAAAACAGGAACATATAGATGGAATAAGATTTACGAGACTTATGAAACATAACAAACCAAGTATGAGTGGACTGTTTCGATCCTGATTGGAAGAGACCACCTGCAAGGACACATCTTAGACAACTGAGCAGATTTGAATACGGACTGGGTGTTACATGACAGGGAAATAACTTGTAAACATTGTTAGATATGATAATGGTGTTGTGGTTATGGAAGAAAAGGcctttatatgtatttttcaaagtgCATCACAAAATATGTAAGGATGAATCACCTGATAACTTAGATTTAAAATACTATAACGACAAAATGGGGGAAATTGAAGAGTTGAAAAATTTGGTAAAAGGGTTGTTGGAGATGAGTAATTGGTAAGtggaacttcttttttaaaaaagttatcatcattttttagtttttttttatgtttgtccAAGtgtagttgtctccattcccctcccgccccccctttctcccaccccagccacacccacctcccatccttcATCCTTCacccctttggctttttccatgggtcctttatacaagttcttgatgaccctttccctttttGCCCCCGTTATGCCCtctcaccttccctctggttactgtcagtttgttcttaatttcactgtctctggttatattttgcttatgtgtttgttttgttgtttaagttctacttataggtcagatcatatggtatttttctttcaccatctggcttatttcacttcacataatgctctctaattccatccatgctgctgcaaagggtaggagctccttctttctttctgctgcaaagtatttcattgtgtaaatgtaccatagttttttgatccactcatttactgatgggtacctagtctgcttccagcacttggctattgtaaattatgccactatgaacattgaggtgcataggttcttttggattgatgtttcagggttgttagggtatagccccagcagtggaattgctggtcaaaaggcaattccatttttagttttctgaggaaattccatactgttttccacagtggctgcaccagtcgacattcccactaacagcactatggttcccttttctccacatcctctccaacacttgtttgttgatttgtttgtgagggtcattctgaccagtgtgaagtggtatctcagtatggttttaatttgcatctctctgatgatggctagtgatgctgagcatcccttcacatatctctgggccctctatatgtcctccttggagaagtgtctgttcaggtcctttgcccattttttaaattgggttttttgtcttcctggagtggagttgtgtggattctttatgtattttggagatcaaacctttgtctgaggtttcatttgcaaatatattttcccattggctggttctcttttcattttgctgatgttttctttagctgtgcagaagctttttattttgatgaagtcccatttgttattctttcctttatgtcccttgctctaggggacatatcggtgaaaatattgctgcgtggaatatctgagatttttctccctatgttctcttctagaacttttatggtattgcgacttgtatttaagtcttttatccatcttgagtttattttttatgtggtaTAAGCTGGTGGTCgcgtttcatttttttgcatgtagctgtccagatctccccataccatttgttgaagaagctattttttactccattttatgcttctgtcccatttgtcaaatattaattgactgtagagacatgggtttatttctgggctctctattctgttccattgatctatgtgtctgttcttatgccagtaccatgctgttttgattacagtggccttgtagtatagtttgatactacaggtatcaggtattgtgatcctcccACTTTGttattcttcctcaaaattgctgaggctatttggggttgttcatggttccgtataaatttttgaaatgtttgttctatatctgtgaaatatgtcattggtacttcgGTAGGGGttgagttgaatctataaattgctttggttagtgTGGCCATTgtgatgatgtcaattcttctgatccatgaacacggtacatgcttccatttgtttgtgtcttccttaatttatttcttcaggattgtgtagttttctgaggacaagtcttttacctccttggttagttttattcctaggtactttatttttcttgttgctatatgaaatgggatttttttcctgattcctgtttctgatatttcattgctggtgtacaaaaatgccttcaatttctgaatggCAAGTGGAACCTCTTTGAActctatttttgtgtttgtttgcaaCTTTTCATAATAAAACCCCCAATAAACCACTTTTTCCATAATGAATTCACCAACCCAGTATCTCAGCCCTGTCTCTGCCTGTGAGCTTGGCAATGGAGGGGACCCAGTGGCCATGAGTAGGGTGCAGTGTCTATTGGGAATCTGTGTAGGGAAGGCGGGGGTTGAGGTAGACTATCCTGGCAGAGCAAGTCCCCTCACTCACCGGTACAGACTCCTGTCTTTGTCAAGCTCCTCCAGAGCCACAGGCCCTGTGAGGCCCCAGAAGTCATCTTCAGTCACTAGagggagaaaacagacaaaaatgttCCACCTGTGCTACGTGAGGGGAGCTCCCCTCTGGAACAGGCAGGGCAGTGGTCAGCTTTAGGTTCTCTTGTCTGGTCCCCCTACCCACTTGGCTCCCCCATGCAGGGCCCTTCCCAAGGCGGGTCTGCATGGACTTTGGCAGGCAGTGTGTCTGGAGCCTCTGTTCCTGCTCCTGGGGCAGCCTGCCTGCTGTGTGAGGAGGCTCAATTCTGCTGCCCCCTGACCacacccctgccacctcccccttcccactgcacCAGAGGTATTGCTATTCCAGCCTCCACTAGGAAGGTAGGTTGTGAGAGGAATATGGCTCAAAAAATGGATGGGCAGAGATGGAGAGGGGACCCCCAGGCCTCAGAAGCCCAGCGTGGGTCTTGGGAGACTGGGCCCTGGTCAGAGTCTGAGGCAAGCCAGCAATGCCTGGAGAGGAGGGGCCTCAGCCCCTgagactggaaggaaggaaacagatcTCTGCAATGTTCCAGGTGCCAATGTTCTTGCATGGGGCAGGGCTGTTCTGGGCATTTTGGCCTGTCCCACACCagaggcagtggggtggaggggatgaTCTTCCACAGCCCTGCACCCCTGTCCCAATTAATGAtgctctctccctgtccccttcaaagtacctGATTCTGCTCTGTGCCGTTTGAGTGGGGATGTGTCATCATCCATCTGTCCTTTACCTGGGGCCTCTTTAGGGAAGCTCAGTCTTTTCTTCCTGGACAGACAGGCATTCATACTCCTTGAGATCTCAGAGGAAGCTGCATCAGTGCACTGGGAATGACACAGAACTCTCTTGGCCTGATCCAAGCTCAGTACCCCTGTgggtttttggtttcttcctgcTTCAGTTTGTCTCTGTCTCCAACATCTACGCACCTCACTTCTGGCCCCTGTCTGTGGACAAGCTTCAAGGTGAAGGTTCTCCTTCTTCAGGTCCCTCAGCATCTTTTTCACCTTGTCACTCAGCTGGGTCTCATCCATGCTGCAAGCACAAAGGAAACTTGGTTATCCTGGGACCCCACATGATCTCACAGTCCTCAGAGCCCAGAATTATGGAATCTTCCACCTCCCACAGGAACCTGTCATAGGTTGGATTCCAGAAATCAGGTTCTGAGATGGAAAATAGCATTAGGATGTTTATAAGGTGTGTTATTGGGTCAACCCCagggcaaaggaaagaaagagcaggactgggcagagggacaaGTTGGGCTATGATGCAGACTCAAGGGACACAACTGACTCTGCGGAACTTCTGATGTGGGGGAGACCCTCTAAGCTGCTCCATACTGGGAGGAGAGGCTGGGTCTTTATACTGCTACACAGGTCTGTCATTGGACACAGGCCGCACCAGAAAGGGAGGTCATCTTGTGTGAGATGGCCCCAGTTGTGAGAGTCCATCCTTTATAGCTGGCTGCCAACAACACTCCCAGTAGCTGGGGTTACATCTTCATTCCTGGGAGGGAAGTGGGCAGCATTCACAGCAGCCACCAGAGGACAACCTGTCCCCATGGCTTCAAAATGACCACATAGGAGTAGGTCCTGGGATTTCCTTCTTAGAGGCTACAAGGCTTTCTGGAAAGAGAGAGTCCTGTTCCCATTCTCACAGGCCATGTATCCTGTGGTGTCTGTTGGATTTAGGAGCcactgccctctctgggcctccacgTCCTTGTCTCCAACAGGATGGCCCTGCTCTGCCTATTGTGAGCCATGGTCATGGAGGTGAGAAGACCCTGCTCTATGTAAAGGGCACACACCGTACTCATTACTGCTGTCAGAGCAGCTCTCCCCTGGCGAGTTCATGGGGCCACGGAGTAGGAGGGGGTCCCTCTCAGCAAAGTCCCAGGGCTCTAGGAAGGAAGCGAGAAGGCAGAAACCTTTGCAGGACGACCAAGACCAAGCTGCTGTGAGGCCACCAAAGGGTGACCAGTAACTGGTGAGCAGGGTGATAATGCAGACTTACTACCTGGCCCCGCTCTGGAGAGGCCCTTCAACACACAGGGGTGGTGGCAGCCACAAATGCCCAgtggagaggggctggggtgTGAAGGTGCCAGCTCCATGAACTGAAGCTCCCTTGGGTGTGAAAGGTCAGAGATAGCTTGGGGGGTTCCACATGTAGAGTGTTTAATACTTGCTATCCTGCCCTTCTTGCTGCTATAGGTTTGAGAAAGGGGGGCTTGGTGTGGAAAGGTTGTGGGCTTGAGCTTTGGTGCCTCTGCTGAGAGTTGGCTGGAGCCTTCGTCAAGACCTCAGGGTTAGGACATGGAGGTTTGGAGCCCTGCCAGCTCTGAGAGTGTGATGGGGCCCCAATCAGAGCTGCAGGGAAATGTTATCAGAATCAGCCTGTGGACTTGTTTTCAGGCTGgcgaggagagaggaagaggccaAGAGGCAGAATGGGAGTGAGGGTAGGGGGGGGTGCCGGCCCTTCACCACACAGGTCTCCCATAAGCTGTGCTCTTCACCTGGACTGCGGCCCCTGCCTGGGCTTGGTCAGTTGCTGTTTGTGCTTCAGATCTCAGCCTGATGTCACTCCACAGAGAAGCCCTTGTTGCCCCTCAGGCTAATTCCATCTCCCCCCATGTTACACTCTCATAAGACAGTGCACATCCCCTTCACAAACTCCATGGGGCTTAGAATTGCACACTGTGTTTTAGTATGTGGTTATCAAATCTTGGGTTGGCACTGGAGCGAGAGCTTTAGGAGGGCACTGGAGTATGTGTTGCTTGGTATATGGGAGTCAtgcagtgaatgaatgaatgaatgaatgaatgaatgaataaggcaaggaaggaagggaagactgCCCTGGAGTAGAGAAGTGAACCTGGCAGTCCCCTAGAACATGTGATATCATTAGTGGTTATCACTTCACCCTCTCAACTCTGTTCTGATAACTGTTCTTgtgttacataattttatttcatcacaGTCTATGAGAGGATATGAAAGTTCCAaaataaagatgaggaaaccatgTTTCACCTGAAGACCTTCCCATGTCTCATGAACtaagtaagtggtggagctggtaGTGAAGGCAGGCTGACAATTCATTTTCTGTCCCTTTAGTTCCTCTGTCCATTTCAGGGCCCCACATCCCTTTCCATTCTTTGGTCAccttcccaccctctgccctgcagggACCCACGGGGCCTTACCGCAGGAGCCTGAGTTGGTAGGTGGGCTGCCTGAGCTCTTCATAGAGTTGCTTCATGCCGAGGTCACCCAGGTCGTTCTTCCTCAGGTCCAGCTCTCTCAGGCTGGGGTTGTCATTGAGCATGGAGGCCAAGTCCTGGCAGCATCCAGATGTGAGGCCACATCTGATCAGCCTGCAGGATTGATTTGCATGGGTGCATCGTCATTGTTCACAAGGCCCTCTCCTCGATGTAAATGGGGTCTGGTTTCCCTTTCTACTACCTGTGTCCTTTTGGGGTCCTTTGTGACATCAAAGGAAGACAAAGACATGTCTGGCTGCAGTAACCTGGGAGATTTTAACTTTCTCTTGCAGCTAAGGAGCCACTAGGATGCAGCTAGTCACCGTTTCTCATTCCTGTGTTACTCTCACCAACCTTGATACTCTTCATATCAACTTGGTACCATTACTCAATGCTCCAGTTACACACTGGGTCTAATTGTTAACTACATCATCCAGCCAAATGCCCACTTAGCTGATATGGGATGGTTTGGTGGGTTTCAACATGAGGACATCtatctgctccccaccccatcacccTGTCATTCCTAGCTCTCACTTTCTCACAGCCCCAACCTTCCAAGTAGTGTCAATGAGGAGAAATTACAGCAGGCGCTGTAGCTTGCAGGTGGACTCTTTCAGTTTCTGGAAAAGGTGCTGGGCTCCAATGTCCAGGAGCTTGTTGAAGCTCAGGTCCAGCTCGGTCAGGCTCCTGTTGGTGCTCAGCCCACAGGCCAGGTCCTGGAAGCCCTTTGCAGTGAGGGTGTAGTCAGCCAGCCTGTGGGAGACACACACCAAGAACCTTGAGTTTACCTGACATTTCTACTACACCTGATGATTTTATTACATCCACTAGCATCCACTGGCACCTCTCTGAGTCAGGGAGAAGTAAGTGGGACCCCACAGACACACAGTAATGCACAGGTACTGGGGGATGGCATAGAAACAAAGAATAGCAGGTCAGTTTTCAGATCTGTTTTGATCAAAAGCCTTCCATGTTTCCATGGCTTTTGAGTTAAATTCAAGTTCCTTGTCTTTGACTATGGGACACTTGAGACCTGCCTTCTTGTCATCTCTGTTCTCATCTTGCACCCTTCTTTATCTGTATCTTCACTGGCCTTTGTGCAGTTCCTAAACACTCCAGGCACAGtcccatctcagggcctttgcacctgttGTTTCTTCTGCCAGGGACAATCTTCTTACCTGATACCTCAGGGCGTGTTCTCTCACCTGGTTTAGGAATTTGCTCAAAAGCTACCTTGGGGAAGTCTTGTCTTATGACCCTTCCTATTTAACATTGCAGCTGCAACCTCAACCCCCATTCTTTTCTGCTTTACTCTCCTCTATAGCCCAAATCACCTACAatatattctacttatttattaggtttttggtttttctgCACAAATGGATGTTCCATGAGGAAGGAATTTACATTTTCCATTGAACCCCAGCATCTACTACAGTGTCTCACACATAGTAGGAACTTAGTAAGTATGtgcttaatgaatgaatgaagtggagtgaagaggggcaTGATAGGTGAAGCTGAAGGCAGAGGTATGGAGGGTGAATTTTGACCAGGCAGGGAAGGAAGAGCAGACATATGAAAGGTGCCTTAAATGGTGGAAAGGAGTTCACCTAgatgaggtggagggaggggaattTCCTGGCTGACAGGGTGGATGTGAGTTTATAGCACGTGTTTAGTGATGTTGAGAGAAAGGCTACCTGAGGGGAGATGAAGTTTGAGGGTAAAgacagaaaattacaagacagtGGTAGGTCTTGAATGTGTTTATTAATATTTGGATCTTGTTCAGGTAGCCGTGAGGAGCTAGTAAAAATTCTTGAGGGTAGTCATGTGTTCTTTGCATTGCATGGCACATGAGAGGtatggaatgaatgaaggaaggaaggaatgaggccatggaggaaggaagggaggactgCCCTGGAGTGGGGAAGTGAACATGGCAGTCCCCTAGACCATGTGGCTTCACTAGTGGTTATCATTTGATGCTCTCAACTCTAAGAACTGCCCTTTGTtacatgcattttatttcatcACAGTCTATGAGGTGGGTATGACAGGCCCATTaaacagatgaggaagctgagtctCACCTGAAGACCTTCCCATGTCTCTGGGCCTAAGTAAATTGGGGAGCTGATAGGGAGGCAGGCTGACAATTCATTTTCTGTCCCTTTACTTTCTCTGTCCATTTCAGGGCTCCACACCCCTTTCCATTCTTCGTTCTCCTTCACCTGCCCTCTACCCTTCAAGGACCCACAGGGCCTTACCGCAGGAGCTTGAGTTGGCAGGTGGGCTTCCTGAGCCCTTCACAGAGCAGCTTCACACCAAAGTCACCCAGGTTGTTCTGCCTCAGGTCCAGCTCTGTCAGGCTGGGGCTGTCACTGAGCATGGAGGCCAGGTCCTGGCAGCAGCCAAATGTGAGGCCACACCTGATCAGCCTGCGGGAGAGATTTGCATGGGCCCATTGTCATTGTTCACAATATGAGGGCATCTACCTGCCCACTACCCCATCACCTCATCCTGCCTagctctcattttctctctgccCCATCCTTCCAAGCAGTGTCAATGAGGAGCAATTACAGCAGGCGCTGTAGCTTGCAGGTGGACACTCTCAGATTCTGGAAAAGGTGATGGGCTCCGGTGTCTAGAAGCCGGTTGAAGCACAGGTCCAGCTCAGTCAGGCTCCTGTTGGTACTCAGCCCACAGGCCAGGTCCTGGCAGCTCTCTGTGGTGAGGCTGCAGTCAGCTAATCTGTGGGAGACATGCACCAAAAGCCTTGAGTATTCATCTGTTAATTCTACAATACAACACCCACTGGCACCTCTCTGGGTCAGGGAGAAGTAAGTGGGACCCCACAGACACACAGTAATGAACAGGTACTGGGGGATGgcatagaaacaaagaacagcagGTCAGTTTTCAGATCTGTTTTGATCAAAAGCCTTCCATGTTTCCATGGCTTTTGAGTTAAATTCAAGTTCCTTGTCTTTGACTATGGGACACTTGAGACCTGCCTTCTTGTCATCTCTGTTCTCATCTTGCACCCTTCTTTATCTGTATCTTCACTGGCCTTTGTGCAGTTCCTAAACACTCCAGGCACAGtcccatctcagggcctttgcacctgttGTTTCTTCTGCCAGGGACAATCTTCTTACCTGATACCTCAGGGCGTGTTCTCTCACCTGGTTTAGGAATTTGCTCAAAAGCTACCTTGGGGAAGTCTTGTCTTATGACCCTTCCTATTTAACATTGCAGCTGCAACCTCAACCCCCATTCTTTTCTGCTTTACTCTCCTCTATAGCCCAAATCACCTACAatatattctacttatttattaggtttttggtttttctgCACAAATGGATGTTCCATGAGGAAGGAATTTACATTTTCCATTGAACCCCAGCATCTACTACAGTATCTCATACATAGTAGGAACTTAATAAGTATGtggttaatgaatgaatgaaatagagtAAAGACAGTCATGTTGGATGCTGCTGAAGGCAGAGGAATGAGGGGTTAAATTTGAACAGTGAAGAAGTAGCAGACATATGAAAGGTGCCTTGAATGGTGGGTAGGAGTTCACTTAGATGAGGTCGAGGGAAGGGACTCTCCTGGCTGGCAGAATGGATGTGAGCTTCCAGCACGTGCTTAGTGATGTTGTCAGAAAAGCTATATGAAAGGAGATGAAGTTTAAGGGTAAAGACAGAAAACACCAACATGGTGGTAGATCTTGAATGTGCTTATTAGATGTGTGGACCTTGTTCAGGTGGCCTTGAGGAGCCAGTGAAATTTCTTGAGGGGGTAGTCATGTGTTCTTTGCATTGCAGGGCACATGGGAGGCACgcaatgaaagagagagaaagaaagacagaaagacagaaagacagaaagacagaaagaaagaaagaaagaaaggaagaaagaaagaaaggaagaaagaaaggaaatgaaggaaggaagggatgacTGCCCTGGAGTGGAGAAGGGAACCTGGTAGTCTCCTAGAACATGTGGCCTCACTAGTGGTTATCATTTGATTCTCTCAACTCTGTTCTAAGAACTGTCCTTCTGTtacatgcattttatttcatcACAGTCTATGAGGTGGATATGACAGTTCCAATAGACGATAAGGAAACCGAGTCTCAGTGAAGACCTGCCCACATCTCTTGGCCtaagtaagtggtggagctggtaGGGAAGGCAGACCAACAattcattttttctgttcctttacttccctgtctAACGGAAGGCTCCACATGTCtttccattcctccctcctcctccctgtcctctgccctGCAGGGACCCACAGGGCTTTACCGCAGGAGCTTGAGTTGGCAGGTGGGCTGTCTGAGCGTTTTACAGAGTAGCCTCATGCCGAGGTCACCCAGGTCGTTCTGCTGCAGGTCCAGTTCTGTCAGGCTGAGGCTGTCATTGAGCATGGAGGCCAGGTCCTGGCAGCAGCCAGATGTGAGGCCACAGTCAACCAGCCTGTGGGAGAGATTTGCACGGGCTCATCGTCATTGTTCACAAGGCCCTCTCCTCTGTGTGACTGAGGTCTGGTTTCCCTTTCTAGTACTTGTGGCCCTTTGGGGGTCTTTtgtaatgaaaatgaagacaaagatgTGTCTGGGTTGCAGTAACCTGAGAGATTTTAACTTTCTCCTGCAGCTAAGGAGACACTAAGGAGGTAGCAGATCACTTTTTCTCACTCCTCTGTGACTCTCACCACCTTGCTACTCCCCACATCAACCTGGTACCATTATGCAACATTCTAGTTGCACACTGAGTCTAATTGTTAACTACATCAGCCCTGCCATACACCACTTAGCTGACATGGGATGATTTGGTGGGTTTCAACATGAGGACATGTACCTGCTCCCCACCTCATGACCCCATCCTGCCTagccctccttttctctctgtcccatCTTAAAAAGTAGTGTCAATGAGGAGCAATTACAGCAATCGCTGCAGCTTGCAGGTGGACACTCTCAGTTTCTGGAAAAGGTGCTGGGCTCCAATGTCCAGGAGCTTGTTGTAGCTCAGGTCCAGCTGGGTCAGGCTCCTGTTGGTGCTCAGCCCACAGGCCAGTTCCTGGCAGCTCTCTTCGGTGAGGCCACAGTCAGCCAACCTGTGGGATACATGCATTGAGACCCTTGAGTTTACTCACCTGTTGATTGTACAGTACAAACACCCACTAGCACATACGACACCTCTCTGGGTCAGGCAGAGGTAAGTAAGACCTCGAGACCCCTAGAAATGCACATATACTGGGGCATTGATCTAGAAACAAAGAACAGTAGGTCAGTTCTCAGGTCTTTTTGATCAAAAGCCTTccatatttccatgtcttttgaATTAAATTCGAGTTCCTTGTTAAGGGCTCTAAACGAGGTGGAGGGCACTAAAATTGGGACATGGTTGCTCTTCTCCTTGTTGGATGTCACACAGAGTTGGTGTCAAATCTTTCTTCTGTCAGTTACTATTTGAAGACTGTGTGCAGGTTTCTTCATCTTCAAGTTTGCTGATCTGTAACAAGAATTCATCATGCCTACTGCACATGGTGGTTGCCAAGGTCAAAGGATATAATATATCCCGAGTATTTAGAACAGCGCTTGAAGGACGCTGCTGCCATAGGACCCAGGCCCCTTGACTTTCTTTTACATCTCCGTCCTGATTTCACACAGCCCCACGTCTCAGTTTTCCTGCagcccttctcttttccttctctccccaaggAGGCCAAGGCTCTACCATCCTGTGTCTTTGATTCCacatcctcctgcctcccttctttcCATCTCCAATTTTcccctgcattttattttttaccagtTCTTCTACTTTGTCCACGTACTACACCCAAATTTACATGTTCATAGAAAACAACACACTGAGAATCCTTGAGCCTAACATGTTCAACTGATTTCAAGAGAAATCCAATCATTGGCTTGGACTTTGTTCAAAGATCTTAGACAGTCTTATATCCAATGGCATAAATCTCTTGAGTTCTTTCACTTAGAATCAACTTTTCTAGTGAGGAAGTTGATTGACATCTGCCTGATCAGAGTTAGTATTCTTGTGAACAACTACTTTGTGTTACCCCACCTCATTGAGTCAGCATGACTTCGATCCTGGTTTTCATGGTGAAGAGCTGGAGGTGGTGCGCGGCTGCACACTCACTTGGTTCTAGTCCCAGCCCTCCCATTCTACTGTGTAAATCTGGGCAGGTCAGTTAACCTCCCCAAGATTCagcttttattttgtggaaaatggaaataactttCCAGGCTTTGCCATTTACacagggttttaaaaattatttatttattttttcccgaTGGGTCAGAAGATATTCCTTGTGTAGATATAGAATTGATACTGAGATTGTGAAATTCTATTGCAGTGTAAGGGGTACATTGTAGATTGCTGTCTTCCCATTTGGGTGTAAAGCTCAAGGTAGAACTAGGATTTCTGAGAcccttttaaaggtttttatcCTGGACTTAGCTGGTTCTTGCTAGAATGATTTTATGAAAGGTGGGGCGTGGATTTACTACCATCCTCTGCTTGCCCACCTTACCCCACCAGGACCTTTCTTCAGTGAGCAACCCCTTgaccctctccttcctcccagtctctcagcattttcttccttcctttcttttctttccttccttccttccttccttccttccttccttccttccttccttccttccttccttcct
This window of the Desmodus rotundus isolate HL8 chromosome 9, HLdesRot8A.1, whole genome shotgun sequence genome carries:
- the NLRP1 gene encoding NACHT, LRR and PYD domains-containing protein 1 isoform X3, coding for MLNDSLSLTELDLQQNDLGDLGMRLLCKTLRQPTCQLKLLRLADCSLTTESCQDLACGLSTNRSLTELDLCFNRLLDTGAHHLFQNLRVSTCKLQRLLLIRCGLTFGCCQDLASMLSDSPSLTELDLRQNNLGDFGVKLLCEGLRKPTCQLKLLRLADYTLTAKGFQDLACGLSTNRSLTELDLSFNKLLDIGAQHLFQKLKESTCKLQRLLLIRCGLTSGCCQDLASMLNDNPSLRELDLRKNDLGDLGMKQLYEELRQPTYQLRLLRMDETQLSDKVKKMLRDLKKENLHLEACPQTGARSEVRRCWRQRQTEAGRNQKPTGVLSLDQAKRVLCHSQCTDAASSEISRSMNACLSRKKRLSFPKEAPGKGQMDDDTSPLKRHRAESVTEDDFWGLTGPVALEELDKDRSLYRAHLPMAGSYHWPNTGLHFVVRKPVTIEIEFCAWKEFMNQIVPQHSWMVAGPLFNIKAEPGAVAAVYIPHFVDLQGKNMDISWFQVAHMKEEGIDLEKPARVEPHYVVLENPSFSPIGVLLRIIHSVLHIPITSRVLLYYRLQHEELTFHLYLIPNDCSIHKAIDNEEKKFHFVQLHKPPPLSSLYMGSRYTVSGSEEMVIIPQELELCYRSPGNAQLFSELHVGHLKSKISLYLRHKEDGTPVWETLVKSGDLRPEATLVPPCHTDSPAQLHFVDQHREQLVARVTSVAQILDKLHGQVLSDEQYQKVLAERTNPDKMRMLFSFSSSWSETHKEKLYQALKETHPHLIIVIWEGLGHGGERGCSSPACKS